One part of the Lapillicoccus jejuensis genome encodes these proteins:
- a CDS encoding polyprenol monophosphomannose synthase has product MTEPQRAPLTRVCVLVPTYDERENLPRIVARLRAAVPDADVLVLDDASPDGTGDVADRLAAADDAVHVLHRTGKQGLGAAYLAGFAWALERGYDAAVEIDADGSHQPETLPGLLRAARDADVVIGSRWVPGGSVVNWPSHRKALSVGANLYTRVLLGMPVSDATAGFRVYRADALRRLGLATIDSQGYCFQVEMTWRAVKAGLHVVEVPIEFVEREIGRSKMNGDIVAESLRRITGWGVKHRWSEVRRGVADGVGAGEGTWHRL; this is encoded by the coding sequence GTGACCGAGCCCCAGCGCGCCCCCCTCACCCGCGTCTGCGTCCTGGTGCCCACGTACGACGAGCGCGAGAACCTGCCGCGCATCGTCGCCCGCCTGCGGGCCGCCGTCCCCGACGCGGACGTGCTCGTCCTCGACGACGCGTCCCCCGACGGCACCGGCGACGTCGCCGACCGGCTGGCCGCCGCCGACGACGCCGTCCACGTCCTGCACCGCACCGGCAAGCAGGGGCTCGGCGCGGCGTACCTCGCCGGCTTCGCCTGGGCCCTCGAGCGCGGGTACGACGCCGCCGTCGAGATCGACGCGGACGGCTCGCACCAGCCGGAGACGCTGCCCGGCCTCCTGCGCGCGGCTCGCGACGCCGACGTCGTCATCGGCTCGCGCTGGGTGCCCGGCGGGAGCGTCGTCAACTGGCCGTCCCACCGCAAGGCGCTCAGCGTCGGGGCCAACCTCTACACGCGGGTGCTGCTGGGGATGCCCGTGTCGGACGCCACCGCCGGGTTCCGCGTCTACCGGGCGGACGCGCTGCGTCGGCTCGGGCTGGCCACCATCGACTCCCAGGGCTACTGCTTCCAGGTCGAGATGACCTGGCGCGCCGTCAAGGCCGGCCTGCACGTCGTCGAGGTCCCCATCGAGTTCGTCGAGCGCGAGATCGGCCGGTCGAAGATGAACGGCGACATCGTCGCCGAGTCCCTGCGCCGCATCACCGGGTGGGGCGTCAAGCACCGCTGGTCCGAGGTGCGGCGCGGCGTGGCCGACGGCGTCGGCGCGGGGGAGGGCACATGGCACCGCCTGTAG
- a CDS encoding FxsA family protein, with the protein MAPPVGEPRRPGGRRGGAFRLLRLLLVLVPVVEVALVIAVAHLIGGWPTFLLLLAGSALGAWLVRREGARTLRSMSAAVRTGGLPVQELSDAALVLAGGVLILVPGFLTDLVGLLLVLPPTRPLARRVVAALTARRLLGAVTVNGQVVDGQVVDGQVVGRPDGATTPRDRGPGDPPDVIEGRVL; encoded by the coding sequence ATGGCACCGCCTGTAGGTGAGCCCCGCCGGCCCGGGGGCCGCCGCGGTGGCGCGTTCCGGCTGCTGCGGCTGCTCCTCGTCCTCGTCCCCGTCGTCGAGGTGGCGCTGGTCATCGCCGTCGCCCACCTCATCGGTGGCTGGCCGACCTTCCTGCTCCTGCTCGCCGGCTCCGCGCTCGGTGCCTGGCTCGTCCGACGCGAAGGGGCCCGGACGCTGCGCTCGATGAGCGCGGCCGTGCGCACGGGCGGCCTGCCCGTGCAGGAGCTGTCCGACGCGGCCCTCGTGCTGGCCGGAGGCGTCCTCATCCTCGTCCCCGGCTTCCTCACCGACCTCGTCGGACTCCTGCTCGTCCTGCCGCCGACCCGGCCGCTGGCCCGACGCGTCGTCGCGGCGCTCACCGCCCGACGGCTGCTCGGGGCGGTGACGGTGAACGGGCAGGTGGTCGACGGGCAGGTGGTCGACGGGCAGGTGGTCGGGAGGCCCGACGGAGCGACCACGCCCCGTGACCGCGGCCCCGGCGACCCGCCCGACGTCATCGAGGGACGCGTGCTCTGA
- a CDS encoding RNA polymerase-binding protein RbpA encodes MAERTLRGTNLGSLSLESDDNVVPSERRLTTYVCPQGHRIELPFSVEADVPPVWECRCGQEAKLLDGPEVERKEAKHVRTHWDMLLERRSIPELEELLEERLTLLRESRGEKPARKRSA; translated from the coding sequence ATGGCCGAACGCACACTTCGAGGCACCAACCTCGGCTCGCTGAGCCTGGAGTCCGACGACAACGTCGTCCCCAGCGAACGCCGACTCACCACCTACGTCTGCCCCCAGGGGCACCGCATCGAGCTGCCCTTCAGCGTGGAGGCCGACGTGCCGCCCGTGTGGGAGTGCCGTTGCGGTCAGGAGGCCAAGCTCCTCGACGGCCCCGAGGTCGAGCGCAAGGAGGCCAAGCACGTCCGCACCCACTGGGACATGCTGCTCGAGCGCCGCTCGATCCCCGAGCTCGAGGAGCTGCTCGAGGAGCGCCTCACCCTGCTGCGGGAGTCCCGCGGGGAGAAGCCCGCGCGCAAGCGCAGCGCCTGA
- a CDS encoding MFS transporter, which produces MTAPATTREQRAWFFYDWANSAYVTTTATVLMAPYLTSVARNAACPGLADQTRCRTTLDVLGLPIDPGSLYAYTATVSTLLSALVLVLVGAVADRSAHPTRLLGGFAWVGALAASAMVAVAGTSWGLGVGLLVVANLCLGASLVVYDSLLVRIAGPDDRDRVSSRGWGFGYLGGGLLLALNFLLDLFHTRLGLDRATSTRISLLSAGLWWGGFTLVPVLGLRGVTGTLATPVERRRGVVRGSVVQLADTFRELRRYPQTLLFLLAYLFFNDGIQTVIGSSSLYGSDELGFPQSTVLGVFLFVQFVAWGGALLLGRVAARVGAWRTVLGSLGAWTFVVLGAYLVPQRQLAVFLVLALAIGIVLGGSQALSRSLYSQLIPRGREAEFFSLYQAMERGTSWFGTLLFGLVHQWTGSYRDALVALVVFFVVGGVLLSRVRMREGIVAAGNPVPRVV; this is translated from the coding sequence ATGACCGCCCCGGCGACCACGCGCGAGCAGCGGGCGTGGTTCTTCTACGACTGGGCCAACTCGGCCTACGTGACGACGACGGCGACGGTGCTCATGGCGCCGTACCTCACCTCGGTCGCCCGCAACGCGGCGTGCCCCGGTCTCGCCGACCAGACGCGGTGCCGCACGACGCTGGACGTGCTGGGGCTCCCGATCGACCCGGGGTCGCTCTACGCCTACACGGCGACGGTCTCCACGCTGCTGTCGGCGCTGGTGCTCGTCCTCGTCGGGGCGGTGGCGGACCGCAGCGCCCACCCGACGCGGCTGCTCGGCGGGTTCGCCTGGGTCGGGGCGCTGGCGGCGTCGGCGATGGTGGCCGTGGCGGGGACGAGCTGGGGGCTCGGGGTGGGCCTGCTCGTCGTGGCGAACCTCTGCCTCGGGGCCTCGCTCGTGGTGTACGACTCGCTCCTCGTGCGGATCGCCGGGCCGGACGACCGCGACCGCGTCTCCTCGCGCGGGTGGGGCTTCGGATATCTCGGCGGCGGGCTGCTGCTCGCCCTCAACTTCCTCCTCGACCTGTTCCACACCCGGCTCGGCCTCGACCGGGCCACGTCGACGCGGATCAGCCTGCTGTCGGCCGGCCTGTGGTGGGGCGGGTTCACCCTCGTCCCCGTGCTCGGGCTGCGCGGGGTGACCGGCACCCTCGCCACCCCCGTCGAGCGGCGCCGGGGCGTCGTACGGGGCAGCGTGGTGCAGCTGGCCGACACCTTCCGCGAGCTGCGCCGCTACCCGCAGACGCTGCTCTTCCTGCTCGCCTACCTGTTCTTCAACGACGGCATCCAGACCGTCATCGGCTCCTCGAGCCTGTACGGCAGCGACGAGCTCGGGTTCCCGCAGTCCACCGTCCTCGGGGTCTTCCTCTTCGTCCAGTTCGTCGCCTGGGGCGGGGCGCTGCTGCTCGGGCGGGTGGCCGCGCGCGTCGGCGCGTGGCGCACGGTCCTCGGCAGCCTCGGCGCCTGGACCTTCGTCGTGCTCGGCGCCTACCTCGTGCCGCAGCGGCAGCTGGCCGTGTTCCTCGTCCTCGCCCTGGCCATCGGCATCGTCCTCGGCGGCAGCCAGGCCCTGTCCCGCTCGCTCTACAGCCAGCTCATCCCCCGCGGCCGGGAGGCCGAGTTCTTCAGCCTCTACCAGGCGATGGAGCGCGGCACGAGCTGGTTCGGCACGTTGCTCTTCGGCCTCGTGCACCAGTGGACGGGGTCCTACCGCGACGCCCTCGTCGCCCTCGTCGTCTTCTTCGTCGTCGGCGGGGTGCTGCTCAGCCGGGTCCGGATGCGCGAGGGCATCGTCGCGGCGGGGAACCCGGTGCCCCGCGTCGTGTGA
- the ngcE gene encoding N-acetylglucosamine/diacetylchitobiose ABC transporter substrate-binding protein, whose protein sequence is MTDSSSTPSTTDLMTTAAAVRPGRRGFLKLALAGAAAVPAASALSACATGGGSGSSGQATVAGQQKSDSNPFGIDPKATVDVVIFKGGFGDQYGIDAGKAYDTLWKGSGVAKVTSTTKINTQLQPRFVGGNPPDVIDNSGADSISFAGIQDKVETLDDLLEAPAIGFEGKKVKDVLIPGATDPGTFDGKLLQMNYFYTVYSLWYGAKLFKDNGFTAPTTWDETMALGEKAKSKGLSLFVFGGQNAASYYHEFAISMAVRQGGKDVLTPLEKLDKDSYQQDSVQAAFKAIKAAVDAGYFLPGGSGMIHTQAQTQFVQGKALLYPSGSWLENEMIDITPQGFEMTSLQVPALGASPKLEKGFHGAAGEPFIVPKGKNPAGGKEFLRVMLSKDAASNTSKLVKSATVVQGTVPDDGFGSTALASATKIQNAGLSEVYDWRYNTFYGMGKDIVTIWNTFLSGGSSVQQLTSSLQGLSDKVREDPSIKKFSVS, encoded by the coding sequence ATGACCGACAGCTCGTCGACCCCGTCGACCACCGACCTCATGACGACGGCCGCGGCCGTCCGGCCGGGGAGGCGCGGGTTCCTCAAGCTCGCCCTCGCCGGCGCAGCGGCCGTGCCGGCCGCCTCGGCCCTCTCGGCCTGCGCGACGGGCGGTGGCAGCGGCTCGAGCGGGCAGGCCACCGTGGCCGGCCAGCAGAAGTCCGACTCCAACCCCTTCGGCATCGACCCGAAGGCCACCGTCGACGTCGTCATCTTCAAGGGCGGCTTCGGCGACCAGTACGGCATCGACGCCGGCAAGGCGTACGACACCCTCTGGAAGGGCAGCGGCGTCGCCAAGGTCACCTCGACGACGAAGATCAACACGCAGCTGCAGCCGCGCTTCGTCGGCGGCAACCCGCCCGACGTCATCGACAACTCGGGTGCCGACTCGATCTCCTTCGCCGGCATCCAGGACAAGGTCGAGACCCTCGACGACCTCCTCGAGGCGCCCGCCATCGGCTTCGAGGGCAAGAAGGTCAAGGACGTCCTCATCCCGGGCGCCACCGACCCGGGCACGTTCGACGGCAAGCTCCTGCAGATGAACTACTTCTACACCGTCTACTCCCTGTGGTACGGCGCGAAGCTGTTCAAGGACAACGGGTTCACCGCCCCCACCACGTGGGACGAGACGATGGCGCTCGGCGAGAAGGCCAAGTCCAAGGGCCTGTCGCTGTTCGTCTTCGGCGGTCAGAACGCCGCGAGCTACTACCACGAGTTCGCCATCTCGATGGCGGTCCGCCAGGGCGGCAAGGACGTCCTCACGCCGCTGGAGAAGCTCGACAAGGACAGCTACCAGCAGGACTCGGTCCAGGCCGCCTTCAAGGCGATCAAGGCCGCGGTCGACGCCGGCTACTTCCTGCCGGGCGGCTCGGGCATGATCCACACCCAGGCGCAGACCCAGTTCGTCCAGGGCAAGGCGCTGCTCTACCCCTCCGGCTCGTGGCTGGAGAACGAGATGATCGACATCACCCCGCAGGGCTTCGAGATGACCTCCCTGCAGGTGCCGGCCCTCGGGGCCAGCCCCAAGCTGGAGAAGGGCTTCCACGGCGCCGCCGGCGAGCCGTTCATCGTCCCCAAGGGCAAGAACCCCGCGGGCGGCAAGGAGTTCCTGCGCGTCATGCTGTCCAAGGACGCGGCGTCGAACACCTCGAAGCTCGTCAAGTCGGCCACGGTCGTCCAGGGCACCGTCCCGGACGACGGCTTCGGCTCGACCGCCCTCGCCTCGGCGACGAAGATCCAGAACGCCGGCCTCTCCGAGGTGTACGACTGGAGGTACAACACCTTCTACGGCATGGGCAAGGACATCGTGACCATCTGGAACACCTTCCTGTCCGGCGGCTCGAGCGTGCAGCAGCTCACCTCCTCGCTCCAGGGCCTGTCCGACAAGGTGCGAGAGGACCCGAGCATCAAGAAGTTCTCGGTGTCGTGA
- a CDS encoding carbohydrate ABC transporter permease, with amino-acid sequence MTAPAQAPAAGGKAPRRRRPLSFDRISFFAVFLLVPLALYLYLVVSPIIQAFYFSLTDWSGYDNNPNFVGLTNYVNLVHDDLFWTALRNNIVLAIVLPLVTVVLSLTLATLVTVGGSSRGQTRGIGGSGFYRVVSFFPYCIPAIVTGILWQQIYSPQGGLLNGFLDVIGFHNLANTPWLGDPNLALGAIVVAIVWSFVGFYMVLFVAAIKSIPAEIYEAARLDGAGRLRTAVRITVPLIRDNVNTAVVYLAILGLDAFTYMAVLAPSGGPDNRALVVTQYLYTNFTNAKYGYAIAMGVALALVTLVVSIGVLVSSRKQEVEL; translated from the coding sequence GTGACGGCTCCCGCTCAGGCGCCGGCGGCGGGGGGCAAGGCCCCCCGCCGCCGGCGGCCGCTCAGCTTCGACCGCATCTCGTTCTTCGCGGTCTTCCTGCTCGTGCCGCTGGCGCTGTACCTCTACCTCGTCGTCTCGCCGATCATCCAGGCGTTCTACTTCTCGCTCACGGACTGGTCGGGCTACGACAACAACCCCAACTTCGTCGGGCTGACCAACTACGTCAACCTCGTCCACGACGACCTGTTCTGGACGGCGCTGCGCAACAACATCGTGCTGGCGATCGTCCTGCCGCTGGTCACCGTCGTGCTCTCGCTGACGCTGGCCACCCTCGTCACCGTCGGCGGCAGCTCCCGCGGCCAGACCCGGGGCATCGGGGGATCGGGCTTCTACCGGGTCGTCTCGTTCTTCCCCTACTGCATCCCGGCCATCGTCACCGGCATCCTGTGGCAGCAGATCTACTCGCCGCAGGGCGGGCTGCTCAACGGGTTCCTCGACGTCATCGGCTTCCACAACCTGGCCAACACCCCGTGGTTGGGCGACCCGAACCTCGCGCTCGGCGCCATCGTGGTCGCCATCGTGTGGAGCTTCGTCGGCTTCTACATGGTGCTCTTCGTCGCCGCGATCAAGTCGATCCCGGCCGAGATCTACGAGGCGGCGCGCCTCGACGGCGCCGGACGTCTGCGTACGGCGGTCCGGATCACCGTCCCGCTCATCCGGGACAACGTCAACACGGCCGTCGTCTACCTCGCCATCCTCGGCCTCGACGCCTTCACCTACATGGCGGTGCTCGCCCCGAGCGGCGGGCCGGACAACCGGGCCCTCGTCGTGACGCAGTACCTCTACACGAACTTCACCAACGCCAAGTACGGCTACGCCATCGCCATGGGCGTCGCCCTGGCCCTCGTCACGCTCGTCGTGTCGATCGGGGTCCTGGTGTCCAGCCGCAAGCAGGAGGTCGAGCTGTGA
- a CDS encoding carbohydrate ABC transporter permease, producing MTAVSERPRVAESPRAASGDGGQGERGDRRFAAVSHVVLTLWALAVVLPLLWTLFSSFKDSRSINVSPFALPDTWHWDNYVRAWNTIGVAKYLANTVIVVGSALVLVMVLGAMSAYVLARFRFTGNALVYYVILLGNTFPIFLAVVPLFFVLKNAGLLGTYQGLILVYVAYAYPFTVFFLHSFFKTLPKEIYEAAQVDGAGEWRTFFQVMLPMAKPGMASVAIFNFLGLWNQYLLPTVLNPDQDHYVLSQGLYSMASQQGYNVDYGGLFAAVIITIAPVLLMYIVFQRQLHGGVTAGTMK from the coding sequence GTGACCGCCGTCAGCGAGCGGCCCCGGGTCGCCGAGAGCCCGCGCGCCGCGAGCGGCGACGGCGGACAGGGGGAGCGCGGCGACCGCCGGTTCGCGGCCGTCTCGCACGTCGTCCTCACCCTGTGGGCGCTGGCCGTCGTCCTGCCGCTGCTGTGGACGCTGTTCAGCTCGTTCAAGGACAGCCGCTCGATCAACGTCTCGCCGTTCGCGCTGCCGGACACCTGGCACTGGGACAACTACGTGCGGGCGTGGAACACGATCGGGGTGGCGAAGTACCTCGCCAACACGGTCATCGTCGTCGGCAGCGCGCTCGTCCTCGTGATGGTCCTCGGCGCGATGTCGGCGTACGTCCTCGCGCGCTTCCGGTTCACCGGGAACGCGTTGGTCTACTACGTCATCCTGCTCGGCAACACGTTCCCGATCTTCCTCGCCGTGGTGCCGCTGTTCTTCGTGCTGAAGAACGCCGGCCTGCTCGGGACGTACCAGGGCCTGATCCTCGTCTACGTCGCCTACGCCTACCCCTTCACCGTCTTCTTCCTGCACTCGTTCTTCAAGACGCTGCCGAAGGAGATCTACGAGGCGGCGCAGGTCGACGGCGCGGGGGAGTGGCGCACCTTCTTCCAGGTCATGCTGCCGATGGCCAAGCCGGGGATGGCCTCCGTGGCCATCTTCAACTTCCTCGGTCTGTGGAACCAGTACCTGCTGCCGACGGTGCTCAACCCGGACCAGGACCACTACGTCCTGTCGCAAGGGCTCTACTCGATGGCCTCGCAGCAGGGGTACAACGTCGACTACGGCGGGCTGTTCGCCGCCGTCATCATCACCATCGCGCCGGTCCTGCTGATGTACATCGTCTTCCAGCGCCAGCTGCACGGCGGCGTGACCGCCGGGACGATGAAGTAG
- a CDS encoding acyl-CoA synthetase, with the protein MYPGTWSTTTPDKPAAILLETGERLTYRELDERSARLARLLHERGLREGDVVALLSDNRLEAFEVYWAALRSGLYVTAVNHHLAPGEASYVVDDCGAKALVVSAAKADLVARLRLDDRVSTRLAFGGSVPGYDDYRAALDATSAEPLERQPHGDDFLYSSGTTGRPKGIKAPLPPIAVDEPGYRYVTIFGGLYGYGEETVYLSPAPVYHAAPLRFMGVVHAVGGTVVLMQRFDPERFLEAVERFRVTDSQVVPTMFVRLLKLPEEVRRAADTSSLRTVVHAAAPCPVEVKQQVLAWLGPIVHEYYASTEANGATQVGPQDWLAHPGTVGRPLLGVPHVCGPDGAELAPGEVGTIFFERDAMPFAYHGDPARTAAAQHPDHPAWSTVGDLGYLDDEGWLFLTDRQAFMIISGGVNIYPQEVEDLYSLHPHVLDVAVVGAPDEDLGEKVVAFVQPPEDLDLEARERLPEELVAYARERIAHFKVPREVVVTDDLPRTPTGKLVKARLRERYAALQAPPS; encoded by the coding sequence ATGTACCCCGGGACCTGGTCGACGACGACCCCCGACAAGCCGGCCGCGATCCTGCTCGAGACCGGGGAGAGGCTGACCTACCGCGAGCTCGACGAGCGCAGCGCCCGGCTGGCCCGGCTGCTGCACGAGCGCGGGCTGCGCGAGGGCGACGTCGTCGCGCTGCTGTCCGACAACCGGCTCGAGGCGTTCGAGGTCTACTGGGCCGCGCTGCGCTCGGGGCTGTACGTCACCGCGGTCAACCACCACCTCGCGCCCGGCGAGGCGTCGTACGTCGTCGACGACTGCGGCGCAAAGGCGCTGGTCGTCTCGGCGGCCAAGGCCGACCTCGTCGCCCGCCTGCGGCTCGACGACCGGGTGAGCACCCGGCTCGCCTTCGGGGGCTCCGTCCCCGGGTACGACGACTACCGCGCGGCGCTCGACGCGACGTCCGCCGAGCCGCTCGAGCGGCAGCCGCACGGCGACGACTTCCTCTACTCCTCCGGCACGACGGGGCGCCCCAAGGGGATCAAGGCGCCGCTGCCGCCGATCGCCGTCGACGAGCCCGGCTACCGCTACGTGACGATCTTCGGTGGCCTCTACGGCTACGGGGAGGAGACCGTCTACCTCTCGCCGGCCCCGGTCTACCACGCGGCGCCGCTGCGCTTCATGGGCGTCGTGCACGCCGTGGGTGGCACCGTCGTGCTCATGCAGCGCTTCGACCCGGAGCGCTTCCTCGAGGCCGTCGAGCGGTTCCGGGTGACCGACAGCCAGGTGGTGCCGACGATGTTCGTGCGGCTGCTCAAGCTGCCCGAGGAGGTACGGCGCGCCGCGGACACCTCCAGCCTGCGCACCGTCGTCCACGCGGCGGCTCCGTGCCCCGTCGAGGTCAAGCAGCAGGTCCTCGCCTGGCTCGGGCCGATCGTCCACGAGTACTACGCGAGCACCGAGGCCAACGGCGCGACGCAGGTCGGCCCGCAGGACTGGCTGGCCCACCCGGGCACCGTCGGTCGGCCGCTGCTCGGGGTGCCGCACGTGTGCGGCCCGGACGGCGCGGAGCTGGCCCCGGGCGAGGTCGGGACGATCTTCTTCGAGCGCGACGCGATGCCCTTCGCCTACCACGGCGACCCGGCGAGGACGGCCGCGGCGCAGCACCCCGACCACCCCGCGTGGTCGACGGTGGGCGACCTGGGCTACCTCGACGACGAGGGCTGGCTGTTCCTCACCGACCGGCAGGCCTTCATGATCATCAGCGGTGGGGTGAACATCTACCCGCAGGAGGTCGAGGACCTCTACAGCCTGCACCCGCACGTGCTCGACGTCGCCGTCGTCGGGGCGCCCGACGAGGACTTGGGCGAGAAGGTCGTCGCCTTCGTGCAGCCGCCGGAGGATCTCGACCTCGAGGCGCGCGAGCGGCTCCCGGAGGAGCTCGTGGCCTACGCCCGGGAACGCATCGCCCACTTCAAGGTGCCGCGGGAGGTCGTCGTCACCGACGACCTCCCGCGGACCCCGACGGGCAAGCTGGTCAAGGCCCGGCTGCGGGAGCGGTACGCCGCCCTGCAGGCCCCGCCGTCGTAG
- a CDS encoding GNAT family N-acetyltransferase codes for MATPTLRTATDADAPALADLVRRAYRGREGWTTESALLDDQRIDEAGVRAKLARPRAVVLVAEQEGTVSGLLACCEVEDRGDGVAYFGMFAVEPALQAAGVGRAVLAAAERHAAEAWGATTMEMTVIAQREELIAWYERRGYARTGETRPFPFADMVGGGALRDDLHFVVLARPIA; via the coding sequence ATGGCCACCCCGACCCTGCGGACGGCGACCGACGCCGACGCGCCCGCCCTCGCCGACCTCGTCCGCCGCGCCTACCGGGGCCGCGAGGGGTGGACGACGGAGTCGGCGCTGCTCGACGACCAGCGCATCGACGAGGCCGGGGTGCGGGCCAAGCTGGCCCGGCCGCGCGCCGTCGTCCTCGTCGCCGAGCAGGAGGGCACGGTGAGCGGCCTGCTCGCGTGCTGCGAGGTGGAGGACCGTGGCGACGGCGTCGCCTACTTCGGCATGTTCGCCGTCGAGCCGGCGCTCCAGGCTGCGGGCGTCGGCCGGGCCGTGCTGGCCGCCGCGGAGAGGCACGCCGCCGAGGCGTGGGGCGCGACGACCATGGAGATGACGGTCATCGCCCAGCGCGAGGAGCTCATCGCCTGGTACGAGCGGCGCGGCTACGCCCGCACCGGCGAGACCCGTCCCTTCCCCTTCGCGGACATGGTCGGCGGCGGGGCCTTGCGCGACGACCTGCACTTCGTCGTCCTGGCCAGGCCGATCGCCTGA
- a CDS encoding helix-turn-helix transcriptional regulator has product MRRVRDRIDREYAQPLDVEALARGEHVSAGHLSREFRATYGESPYAYLMTRRIERAMALLRRGDLSVTEVCFAVGGSSLGTFSTRFAELVGMPPSTYRDRARDGAVDLPSCVVKQVSRPVRNREAPLDTVPLA; this is encoded by the coding sequence ATGCGCCGGGTGCGGGACCGCATCGACCGCGAGTACGCGCAGCCCCTCGACGTCGAGGCGCTCGCCCGGGGCGAGCACGTCTCGGCCGGTCACCTCAGCCGCGAGTTCCGGGCGACGTACGGCGAGTCGCCGTACGCCTACCTCATGACCCGCCGGATCGAGCGGGCCATGGCGCTGCTGCGCCGGGGCGACCTCAGCGTGACCGAGGTCTGCTTCGCCGTGGGGGGCTCGTCGCTCGGCACGTTCAGCACGCGCTTCGCCGAGCTCGTGGGGATGCCGCCGTCGACGTACCGCGACCGGGCGCGGGACGGCGCGGTCGACCTGCCGTCGTGCGTGGTCAAGCAGGTGAGCAGACCGGTCAGGAATCGAGAAGCCCCGCTGGACACCGTCCCCCTAGCGTGA
- a CDS encoding VOC family protein, translating to MTTPNLSIHTTFLPHEDPEASLAFYRDVLGFEVRQDVGQGAMRWITVAPPGDADGPVLVLAPPVSDPGVSEQERRTVSDLMAKGSWAMLILKTPDLDATFEKLAASGAEVVQEPMDQPWGVRDAAVRDPAGTMVRINQA from the coding sequence ATGACGACACCGAACCTCAGCATCCACACCACCTTCCTGCCGCACGAGGACCCCGAGGCCTCGCTCGCCTTCTACCGCGACGTGCTCGGGTTCGAGGTCCGTCAGGACGTCGGGCAGGGCGCCATGCGCTGGATCACCGTCGCGCCGCCCGGCGACGCGGACGGCCCGGTGCTCGTCCTCGCCCCGCCGGTCTCCGACCCCGGGGTCAGCGAGCAGGAGCGGCGCACCGTCTCCGACCTCATGGCCAAGGGCAGCTGGGCGATGCTCATCCTCAAGACCCCCGACCTCGACGCGACCTTCGAGAAGCTCGCCGCGTCGGGAGCCGAGGTCGTCCAGGAGCCGATGGACCAGCCGTGGGGCGTGCGCGACGCCGCCGTCCGCGACCCGGCCGGCACGATGGTGCGCATCAACCAGGCGTGA
- a CDS encoding pyridoxamine 5'-phosphate oxidase family protein, translated as MSTPLPVTDRTRFTRYRERQVTDRPALYDVLDHALVAHVAVVRGEGEQAVAAVLPVASARDGDSLLLHGSTGAGLLRAAAEGRTVTATVTVLDGLVVARTVFDSSMNYRCAVVFGVPVVVADDEKEAALRVLSEHLVPGRWDEVRRPTRRELAATLVLRLPLDEASVKVRADGPDEDEPEDRGVWAGVLPLHTAVGAPRTGDDVPAGVPVPASVPAAADRLASWTPPYR; from the coding sequence GTGAGCACCCCGCTGCCGGTCACCGACCGCACCCGCTTCACCCGCTACCGGGAGCGGCAGGTGACCGACCGACCGGCGCTGTACGACGTCCTCGACCACGCGCTCGTCGCGCACGTCGCCGTCGTGCGCGGGGAGGGGGAGCAGGCGGTGGCGGCGGTCCTGCCCGTCGCGTCCGCCCGGGACGGCGACTCGCTGCTGCTGCACGGGTCGACCGGGGCCGGGCTGCTGCGGGCCGCGGCCGAGGGCCGCACCGTCACCGCGACGGTCACGGTGCTCGACGGGCTCGTCGTCGCGCGGACCGTCTTCGACAGCTCGATGAACTACCGCTGCGCCGTCGTCTTCGGCGTCCCCGTCGTCGTCGCCGACGACGAGAAGGAGGCGGCGCTGCGGGTGCTGTCCGAGCACCTCGTGCCGGGACGGTGGGACGAGGTGCGCCGCCCGACCCGGCGCGAGCTGGCCGCGACCCTCGTCCTGCGGCTGCCGCTCGACGAGGCCAGCGTCAAGGTCCGCGCCGACGGCCCGGACGAGGACGAGCCCGAGGACCGGGGCGTGTGGGCCGGCGTCCTGCCGCTGCACACCGCGGTCGGGGCTCCGCGTACCGGCGACGACGTCCCCGCCGGGGTGCCCGTCCCGGCCTCCGTCCCGGCAGCCGCCGATCGGCTGGCGTCGTGGACGCCGCCGTACCGCTGA